TTGTTTCAGcttcatttttgctgctgttgttgtgttgctgctacttttctttttgagttttttctttgccgtTTTGTgcgcattttaatttgcttgTCTGCCTTTTAATGGCAGTTGTTATGCAATTTCTGCCGGTAGAACAGActccaaaaggcaaaagtgcaattcctttccccctttttactcatttcacaatattttttgctgttcttgttgttgcctgtgcaaaaggcaaataactaattaaaaagATGTTTGATGAATGTTGACTAGAAAGGGGGGGAGCGGGTGCTGCTACTGTCATTAAAGTTGGCATAAAAACAAGAGTCAAATGAGTTGCAAGAAAGAAAACTCTCCAAGGCCTATTTTCTAGctcaattaaaaacttttattcGCCATCAAATTGTGCTCGAATTGGAGTGCATTGGAGACTAGATTTAGTCTCGATTTTCCCCCTTTAATTGTACTATTTCTGAGCAGATTTCAGCGCAACTTTCTGCCTCCCACTCAAGGTCATCTTTTGGGGACAAAAATCAGGGCAAGTGGCTGCTGTCCTtcaatgtgtgtggcagcctttagcctttagccatttgataattttcaatttcaatttccagtCCAACTGCCTCTCGTACTTGCACagatttcaattgcatttatgTAATCAACgtacacccacccacccagaTTCCCCGCTTTTCGAGGCATTCCATTATTGATGCTCACTCGCTTCTTGTCGTGGTGCCACTTGCTTGGgcctgggctgctgctgttgcttttgctactgtttttttgttgttgtttgccgaGTTGAATGAACATATTTCGCCTTGACATACATTGCATTGTTAGCAAACAAGAGTGTCAGAACAGGAGGAGGCTGCCACTCCCCTCCACCCATCCACTTGAATGTGCAGCCACAGAGATTCATTCctctgcgcctgctgctgctgctgctgctgccgctgccttggatgctgctgcttcttcagGGGCCTCGACATGTGCCCCagtgggggctgctgctggatgtgtGCTGTCCATGGGTGTGCGCCTAGTTTTTGTTCAAACAACACGAAGCTTGTACAAGAAAACCAACAGCGGGGCTAcatcagcaacaacgacagcaacaataatgacattctgactgactgacagacagagacagacagacaagagTAACAAGAACACAAGACCATAAGACAGTTGGACAGCAGAGCTGTGAGAGCAACTTTATTGCTAACAATAGCAACATCAACGAACAAGAGAAAGCGGCCTTAAACGAATGGTCGAGACTGTGGATACACTAGAAGATTGATCAGAGACACAAAGAGGAGACATGTGGCAGTGGGTAAGCCATTTGGATGAAGATTTCTCAGTGATTGAGGGGCGAAAAATAAAGATTATAATGCACCAAACACTGCCAGACATTTCTACGCTGCAAAGTCCTATAGAATCTGCACTGGAAAGGGTATTGGCAGTACGTTTCGAACAACTCAAACACGGTTAAACCAAAGTCTTGTTCGCTAACTTTCTGCACTGCTTGTTTGCTTAggcttctgcctgctcctgctgcctcttctATTTCTTGTAGCTGCACCAACAACCAACGTTGAAGTCTGGTCAACAAATACTTAACATTACAATCCACAGTATTTGCACAAACTTGTTGCGATTTGTTGTTAATGCAATTAAGCTGCAATGTGGCATTGTATATTTCGCCACTGTGATTGTGGATCAAAGTGGACTTTGGGCGCTGGATTGTAAGTAACAAAAGGAGAAGGCATAACTAGGCAGCTTCTATGATATCCAGTTTCAAAGCATTGGCTTCAAACTTGAGCAAATTTGTATCgtagaaatggaaattatttctGCATTGCTTTCACTTCATTTGCAGCTGCCTTCGatagcagcaggcaggcaacatcTTGAGTTCATTGCTTCTCAATTTACACAGCCAATATACATAGAAATGTACATCCAATGCATCATTaactgcatgcaaattttgctggcaaaataaatgctaaaataaatgccaaaagtcTCACACACAACATCAAGCGCTCTCTGGGGCAGACTTTGCTGCCTAATTGCTGCCTCagtaaaatgcacaaaaatccAAGTTGCATGTCGTataaagacacacacaaacacacatcttatatgtatatgtaaagtATATTGGTTACGGTCAATTGCAGAAAGCAATCAACTTTAAAGGTTCTTTATGGAGCAAAAAGGCTTATGCCTGAATGGAGACCACACAGCAAAAGgctcacacagagagagaggagcagcaggatatgctgtgtgtgccactgacactgccactgccactgctgagCTTGACTGACAGCTGCACTCATTGAGGCAATTTGCTTAAGttacaaattgaaatatttgcattttatctTAGAAATGCAAATTCCTCAACCCACCGCCCGAGTACGGGTATCTGTGCAAacaatgccaaacaaattggCTATTCAAATCCGCAGACGCCGCCGCCCCGTGACTCCACACGAGTTGGAGGCTGGTCTAAGATGCAAACAGGAGGAGACACATGGCGGCAGGGGGTTTACAATTTATGCGTTTGGCCCCCGCTGGAAcgttgaatgcattttgcaattttcatggcCTGCCtcgcttttttctttgcaccCCCAATGGAGGTTCGGGTCCTCTTTGTTTGATCTGAAGTTTGCTGCATGCAGGGAGGGAGGAAGATTTTGATCGTCGGGGAAGTAGAAATTAGCAGATGGAAGTCTCTTAGCTCTTTGGTGTTGCTAAAGTTAAAGTTGCTAAAAGTAGCAGCTGCCAATCGACAGAAAGTCTCACAAAATCCCAGCCAAAGTGTATTCCCTGCTTCGAACTCAGAATTTTCAAGCCTCTTCCCACTCTctgttttttcctttgctgtCTCGGCTGCAACTCACTTGGCAGGTCCTTTTGCAAgttcctcctgccgctgctgcaacaaaaaagccaTTAAGATTACTTTCTACGGCCAGATTTGGGGTGGCAAGCTGTGCGGAGTCAGAGGCCCTGACGAGGCCTCATGCAAACGACAGACGGCAGAGCAGACTCTCAGGCGGCGGGTCCGATGCGCTGCTGATGAGATTTTGCTCCGCTCTCCTTTGGTGCACACGCATCGTGTGGGGGAAGGAGCAGTGGCATTGCAGGATGATAGTGGCAAAGGACTGCTGCAGGATATAGGATATACAAAAGGCTTGCTaaggctgcctgcctccaATAAATGCCAAGCGTTCGCCCATAAAGTAAACGATTGATGAGGTTAGGAATCTGAACAGCACTTCAACacaatgccacgcccacaccacacactggCTGGGGGCTTGGAGCTGGGAGCTTtgagcacacacactttgtTGCTTCATTTAACTGCAATGGCAGCAAATTTTTTACCAGCAAATTGTTCTTACGAGCTAACTGAGCAAACTGCAAGGGAAGCAAGTGATATACTCGGTAGTCGGTTGTGGGGGAAGATAGCTTGGAGCGATGCAGGTCTAATGTAATTAGGTGGGGTTTATGGAGTAGAGGGCTCCTACACCCTCCTAAGGTTTTCTAGTTATGGTTATCCTACCCAGAATGATTAAAATTGAGCAGATTGCCGGCACAGGCTGCGATGGGTTAATTTGTAATCATAGCAGCGACTGTAACAGAGCCACAGCGCTGTTAGCAAGCGCAGGTTAACAGCCTGTTAGCGCGCACCGTTAACAGCCGCTTCTGCCTACAGTGCACTGTAAGCGCTCTCTGTAAACAGCCGCTCGTGGTTACAGCGCACTGTTAGCGTTCTGAGAGCGGCAGTTGCCATCTGATTGCCTCCTTAGGCTCTTCAAACACCTGATAATCGAGCAGTATTAATGCTtagccaagagagagagaatagagAACTCATAGGCACATTAAATTCCCATACTTAAAGCCCTAttataattttcaaatatttccataaatcATTTCTGACTTATCTGCTCAAACAAAGTATTCTTTGATATATCTTTACACCTCAAATCCATTAAAAACCCTACCTCAaacattatttaaataattccaattaaattcACAATGTCCTCATTTACTCTCATTATTCTTTCCAGTTTCTTTGGCTTTATCGTCGCACCACAGTTCAATCCGTATCTCGACTTGATCTGTGTGGACTGCAAGGAGAACTGTGGCGTACGCTCCACTGGCTCCAGTTGCCTTTCACTCGATCGTTCAAGGACTTATGCGGCAAACATGACGCGCGTAACCATGGACCATTATCACCATCTACAAAAGTGCATACCAAGGGACGAAATTTTAATTGGTATGCTGGAGGCAGCCAAAGCTTATAATTGgtgtttaaaattatttaaatttcagaACCGAAACCCGACTTCTGCTGCGCCTGGTCACCGCAACTTGGCTGCCAAATGATCAAACGGCAGAGTGGCACACAGCGAACCTGCGACTCCTGCAAGTTGCTGACTCAAGATAGTCCAGAGATCGAGCTGTGTCCATGCAAGGCAGCGCATATAAAACGAGGCACAGGTTTGCTCATCATTATCATGGGAACTACATATAGGAATTGGGCATTTTGAGGTGTCAAATTAATGAACAAAGCAGCCCATAAACATAGCTCGCtcgaattttgtttgaataaatctgtttgcctttctttACAAGCAAAAATCATGAGGTTTTTGCTGATATTCCTCCTGTCTGCCTTTCTTATGGTTACATTTGCCTACAATCCATATGACTCCATGGTTTGTCTGGATTGCGGCGACGAGTGTGTGGTGCACAAGCGAGGAGCCAGTTGCAAAATGGCACGCAAAAATATTGCAGCCTGGAAAAGTCGCACAGAAAAAGTAGCCATAAATACAAGCCATCTGATGTGCGTGCCATATGATCTGCGGCTAAAGGGTAAGTCGAAGTTTAACATAGTAAATATTCCTGTTGATCTTTCGAACTATTCGCAGAAGTCGATCccgctttttgttgcctttgggCGCCAGAATTTGGCTGCCGTCTTGTGCGCTCTATTCTGGACGATCACATCCACTGCAGAAGGTGCATAAATCCAAAGAGGAAACGCAGGGGCTATACGCTATGTCCCTGCAAAGGTTATCATGGAAGGGTAGGCATTGGACTGGTGGTTATAGTTGTGGGTGTGAATATCATGCGACAGATGAGCTGAATAAAAGGTTTTCAGCTGAACTTCAGGGGGATTTTAATGGAGGGAAATGAAAGCTAAATAATCCCAAGATTGAGGCCTGTCTCTGCTCTCCATTATCGATACGAATCGCTGATGCTTCAGACATAATGGAAAACCACAGCAGCCTGCACCCTCTCTAATGTTTCCTTGCTGATGAATTCTttggaaataaatttccatatCTCAAAATGTGACAATTTCTAGTGTTGCCTTTTGGTGGTTTGCTGGTAATTTCCACAAAATTTCCCCTTAATGGCTTTCCTTTTTCTGCTACAATACCGCAAAAAGGagaaaggggaaggggaaaggcaaaggcaaaggcaaaggcaaaaggaaaaggcattttcaattcaaaagCAAATTGTCTTTTATTTCAAGCTCATTAgcttttaatgcaattttatgcgGCCCAATGCctctgtatttttgtgtgccacgtgccacacacaatggCTAGAAGGGAAACGCTCGCTCTCTGAGAGGCAGGTGGAGCGGGCAGCGGGTAGAGACATCCGCACATCGTTTGGCATTACATTTATATCATTTCATATATGGAGATGAGACAGTGAatgtttctgtctgtcttttctttttttgcaccaTATGTTTTGTGGATTTACAAAATTGACTTTTGTCGTCatgaattaatttttcttctgctgctgctttgtgtgtgttttctgtggcagGTTCCTGCCAGTTTGTGTATCCTGTTTTCTTGTGGCaaatgttctttttttttttggtattttctgCGCCTTGGCTTTAacattttatgtaaattttgtaaaatatttatggaaatgtAGCAGATTGTGACTGGCGACTGCCTCAAAATGGCAGAGACGaagtaaatacatttacataagCACACATGAGAGTGGTTCgggtcgctctctctctctacatttCTTTGCATGTGTCATTTGTgggctcgctcgctctctcgctctgacTCTCTCTAAGACCAGAGACACAtcagcataaattttaaataactGCTACAGCAAAAGGGAAtattaaatgttgttttgggtgataggcagccagccagtcagacAGTCCGGGATTTCATGCAGCACTCCGTACAGGACTAAATGCCTTGCTTTTCCCTAATATTTTATTCCAGCAAATTCTTGTGGAGACTcttccctcttttttttttcccccctgTGGCAGCCTCTTCCCTGTTTTTCTCCCTCTGTGAACATGCGACAGTTGAAAGGTTAAACCAATTTAAGCATCAGCAGAGAGCTTGGACTTGGACCTCAACCTGGACCAACAACACTGAAGTTCACTTCACTTTGGCGCACCGACGAGCCAACGACCCCGAAgaccttttgttgctgtcgatgacgtttgcattttcctttcaaGAGCTCCTTGCCACGCTggttttttgctgtgtgttttttgttgccaaaggTACGAGTCCCCCTCAGGCTAGAGctcaaatatataaatgaatattttgcacatttgaATATAGAGAGGCAGGAAGCAGGGAGAAGGAGTTGGAGTCGTGGTAGGAGTTGGAGGCGGAGTCTAAGTGTGACTATCATTTCATTTTACGCTGATGCTGCGcttctttttccttttgtgtgaACAAAGACCCGAAAGGGGAAGTGTCAGGCGGCAGAAGAAACATGTGgcaatatgtaaatgtatgtgcCAAGTGGCAAGGCGACATTTTTATTGAGCTTATCTTGGCTTCACATTgtttctcgctctcgctctctctctctctctctctctctctctctctgctacaTTTTCTGACTGGACTGGTCCGACATTTGCTGAGCGACGTGTGACATTTTCTAGTCATAGAGAAGAGCTCCGCAGAGTTCTTAAGACAAAGTATTGGTAGAAGCAACAACTCAACTTTCTGCCAGAAAAATGTTCACATTCATGGGCTAATTTTTGCTTTGAAAAAAAGTGTAAGGCACTTCCAGAATCAGCTGGAAGGAAGGGTATCAAGTGCTTCTATCTTTCGttagtttttccatttttttacattttctgtttcatttcaaagtttctttctctttcagtACAAGACAACTCTGACTCTCCCATCTGTGCGCCGCTTTTGCCATTCTCTTTCGCCATTGTGCTCCATTATTCTACGCTTAATTCTATGTATTATTCCGACTGTCTTCTCCGCTTTCTGTAGCTGTCTTTTCCTACTCTGTATCTGTGCCTCCCACtctgtatctctctttctttctccgGAGCACTGCCTGACTTCAGGAAATTTTCCATTGTCGTGGCTGCATTTagaatgcattttaatttagcATCAACAACTTTGCCATTTCACTGCCTTTTCAGTGCTTCGTGTCGATTTGCATAGTTGTATTCATTCTCTCtgtatgtactcgtactcccAAGAGAAATATTCtcaacacacacccacacaaataaACTAAAGTATTCCCTTTTATATATGGACACTTTGTCCCATGTTAATATTTCTCACATCTAATAAAGTTTCCTCTCGCTTCCTCTCGCCTtttatctctgtctctgtcattTGCCATCTCAAAAGTTGCTCTTTGGCTTGCAACAATCAAGTGCCAGCAGGAAGCAGCCAAGCAGGAGTGTCTGCCACCTTATTTTTCTCCCGTTTTCTACTATAATACGCTTAATCAAATGTTTATCTTCTGCAGCAAGTGGAGTGGGGGGTGGAGATTCTTGTGattttttctcatttatttTCCAGCGCATAGATTATGTAAATTTTACTACTTTCACTTCGACATTTTCATTATGTTGGAGTCCACGGAGCAACGTGCCAGCGACTGTCACTGCGTTCCGCTCCTCTCTAGCATTCCTTTTCCTGATGAAAAATTGCGCTCGCTCATTTTGAAGGAGAgacaagacacaaaaaaatgctCAGTGAACGTATTTAGAATACTTgcacataatttattttcgcGCGAatacaaatcatttcattttcgtgCAAGTCACGATGGCGCTAAAGTGTAGCATATCTTACGGCGCCCAAGCCCATTAAAGGCAGCTACCAGGCAGCCCAGGAGCAAgagcacaggcagcaggcagagcctCTCTGATGATGGTTATATTACATTAGCTGCAGGcagagaagcaacagcaggcaggcagcaccaaTGGCAGTTCCAACAAATAGTGGCTTCGTgcgccaaaaaaatataaaataaaatgtgtaaaaaaagaACGGGCTAcacggccacacacacagcagcagcagcacccacagaCTTCAACGCAATGAATACGTAAaaagctgagagagagagataaagctGGAATGCTCGACTGGGGAGTGCTGTGTATT
The sequence above is a segment of the Drosophila subobscura isolate 14011-0131.10 chromosome U, UCBerk_Dsub_1.0, whole genome shotgun sequence genome. Coding sequences within it:
- the LOC117901406 gene encoding uncharacterized protein LOC117901406; translated protein: MSSFTLIILSSFFGFIVAPQFNPYLDLICVDCKENCGVRSTGSSCLSLDRSRTYAANMTRVTMDHYHHLQKCIPRDEILIEPKPDFCCAWSPQLGCQMIKRQSGTQRTCDSCKLLTQDSPEIELCPCKAAHIKRGTGLLIIAITVLLLWLWFEWR